From the Primulina tabacum isolate GXHZ01 chromosome 15, ASM2559414v2, whole genome shotgun sequence genome, one window contains:
- the LOC142525971 gene encoding uncharacterized protein LOC142525971 encodes MTVRRLRPYFLSHPIVVLTNSPLGKILTHSDMSGRLVKWTTELGEYDIQYEPRTAIKTQTLADFLAETMHQENEDPWKVYVDGSSSKDGSGVGVVLISPAGEEVKLAVRLDFRASNNEAKYEAVLVGLRAARNVGATRVLIFSDSQLVAQQMKGMYDVKDEKLIEYAQEVDRVREKFTEITFEQIPKKENEKADTLTKMAETMGSWKTRDVVFQVELTPHTRSRAVEQEEEDWRTDIINYLKEGKLPDKPREARKLKTKCLRYVMVGEVFYRKSFAGPLLRCLSYQETDYVLREVYERCCGNHLGTYALARKVLLAGYCWPSVLHDAQELLISCDSCQRQARLHHRPTAMMKAITAACLFDQWGMDIVGPFPITPA; translated from the coding sequence ATGACTGTGAGACGTTTGAGACCCTACTTCCTATCTCATCCAATTGTGGTGCTCACCAACAGTCCATTGGGAAAGATCCTAACTCATTCAGATATGTCTGGCCGTTTGGTAAAATGGACTACTGAGCTGGGAGAGTATGACATCCAATATGAGCCAAGAACAGCTATCAAAACACAAACCTTAGCCGATTTTCTGGCTGAGACCATGCATCAGGAGAATGAAGACCCTTGGAAGGTGTATGTGGATGGTTCCTCGTCGAAGGATGGAAGTGGGGTGGGGGTagtactgatttcaccagctggGGAGGAAGTAAAGTTAGCTGTAAGGTTGGACTTTCGAGCATCCAACAATGAGGCAAAATACGAGGCTGTGTTGGTAGGACTTCGAGCAGCCAGAAACGTGGGAGCTACCCGGGTACTTATTTTTTCGGACTCACAGCTGGTAGCACAACAGATGAAGGGAATGTATGATGTGAAAGATGAAAAACTTATTGAGTATGCTCAAGAAGTGGACAGAGTCAGAGAGAAATTCACAGAGATTACATTTGAACAGATTCCCaagaaagaaaatgaaaaggcGGATACTCTAACCAAAATGGCTGAAACAATGGGGAGTTGGAAAACTAGAGATGTGGTATTTCAGGTCGAACTCACACCTCACACGCGTTCGCGCGCAGTTGAACAGGAGGAGGAAGATTGGAGGACTGACATAATTAACTACCTGAAAGAGGGAAAGCTTCCTGATAAACCTCGCGAAGCTCGTAAGTTGAAGACAAAATGTTTGCGTTATGTGATGGTTGGAGAAGTGTTTTATAGAAAATCTTTCGCAGGGCCGCTTCTTCGATGCTTGAGTTATCAAGAGACTGATTATGTACTCCGAGAAGTTTATGAGAGGTGCTGTGGAAATCACCTGGGGACTTATGCGTTGGCAAGGAAGGTGCTGCTAGCCGGTTATTGTTGGCCCTCAGTGCTGCATGATGCTCAAGAGTTATTGATTTCTTGTGATAGTTGTCAACGTCAAGCCCGGTTGCATCACCGACCGACCGCGATGATGAAGGCTATCACGGCCGCCTGTCTTTTTGACCAATGGGGAATGGATATTGTGGGGCCTTTTCCTATAACTCCTGCTTAG